A section of the Microbulbifer pacificus genome encodes:
- the queF gene encoding NADPH-dependent 7-cyano-7-deazaguanine reductase QueF (Catalyzes the NADPH-dependent reduction of 7-cyano-7-deazaguanine (preQ0) to 7-aminomethyl-7-deazaguanine (preQ1) in queuosine biosynthesis): MNREDWQNLPLGQETRYESSYNPKLLHPIPRSVSRAQLGLEGQALPFSGADEWWGFELSWLNPKGVPQVAVVRFRFAASSPAMIESKSFKLYLNSYNQTEFPSRDAVQATLERDLSSAAGSDVAVTLFDVEDVALDVHRPTGVCLDGLDIEARTYQPDAALLKLEESGEVAEEVLYSHLLRSNCPVTGQPDWATVVIEYRGPALKRAALLAYIISFREHQDFHEHCVERIYCDLQKLAEFEKLTVCARYTRRGGLDINPLRTSTGEIVFPGRFARQ, translated from the coding sequence ATGAATCGAGAAGACTGGCAAAACCTCCCCCTGGGGCAGGAAACCCGCTATGAATCCAGCTACAACCCCAAGCTGCTGCACCCGATCCCGCGCTCGGTTTCCCGCGCGCAGCTGGGGCTGGAGGGGCAGGCGCTACCATTCTCGGGTGCGGACGAATGGTGGGGATTTGAACTTTCCTGGTTGAATCCAAAGGGGGTGCCACAGGTGGCGGTGGTTCGCTTCCGCTTTGCGGCTTCGAGCCCGGCGATGATCGAGTCCAAATCCTTCAAGCTGTATCTGAACTCCTACAACCAGACCGAGTTCCCGTCCAGGGATGCAGTACAGGCAACGCTTGAGCGGGATTTGAGTTCAGCGGCGGGCAGCGACGTGGCCGTGACCCTGTTCGATGTGGAGGATGTCGCGCTCGACGTGCACAGGCCGACCGGCGTTTGTCTGGACGGGCTCGATATCGAGGCGCGCACCTATCAGCCGGATGCAGCATTGCTCAAACTGGAAGAGAGCGGCGAGGTGGCAGAGGAGGTGCTTTACAGCCATCTGCTGCGCAGCAACTGCCCGGTAACCGGCCAGCCGGACTGGGCCACAGTGGTGATCGAGTACCGTGGCCCCGCGCTGAAGCGTGCGGCGCTGCTGGCCTACATCATCTCCTTCCGCGAGCACCAGGACTTCCATGAGCACTGCGTGGAGCGCATCTACTGCGATCTGCAGAAGCTGGCAGAATTTGAAAAGCTCACCGTTTGCGCGCGGTATACCCGCCGCGGTGGCCTGGATATCAATCCACTGCGCACCTCAACCGGCGAAATCGTATTTCCCGGGCGTTTTGCCCGGCAGTAA
- the msrB gene encoding peptide-methionine (R)-S-oxide reductase MsrB, with protein MSKEKDDNYWRERLTPEEFHVCREGGTERPFSGEYWAHFEDGLYRCRCCGEVLFDSESKFESGCGWPSFDAEAKAGVVAEQQDYSFGMQRVEILCANCGCHLGHVFPDGPTATGLRYCVNSLSVQHDPEREEGADKE; from the coding sequence ATGTCAAAAGAAAAAGACGATAACTACTGGCGCGAACGCCTGACACCGGAAGAATTTCACGTTTGCCGGGAAGGGGGGACTGAGCGGCCATTTTCCGGCGAGTACTGGGCACACTTCGAGGATGGCCTGTACCGCTGCCGCTGTTGCGGTGAGGTGCTGTTTGACTCGGAATCCAAGTTCGAATCCGGTTGTGGATGGCCGAGCTTCGACGCCGAGGCCAAGGCCGGCGTGGTGGCGGAGCAGCAGGATTACAGTTTCGGTATGCAGCGTGTAGAGATCCTGTGTGCCAATTGCGGCTGCCACCTGGGGCATGTATTTCCGGATGGGCCGACTGCCACGGGGCTGCGCTATTGTGTTAATTCACTGTCGGTACAGCACGATCCCGAACGAGAGGAGGGCGCCGACAAAGAGTGA
- a CDS encoding ABC transporter permease yields MSPQLIWTSFSTIFRREVRRFTRIWPQTLVPPVITMSLYFVIFGSLIGSRIGDMGGYSYMEFVVPGLIMMSVITNSYANVVSSFYSAKFQRNVEELLVSPTPNWVVMAGYVLGGVARGLIVGLIVTVIALIFTSLTVQHIGLTILIVFLTSVLFSLAGFINAIYANSFDDISIIPTFVLTPLTYLGGVFYSIELLSPFWQGLSKLNPILYMVNAFRYGVLGVSDINVGWAFAGVLVFIALLSAWSLYLMRHGKRLRH; encoded by the coding sequence GTGAGCCCGCAACTGATCTGGACTTCCTTCTCGACGATTTTCCGCCGCGAGGTGCGGCGCTTCACGCGTATCTGGCCACAGACCCTGGTGCCGCCGGTGATCACCATGTCACTGTATTTCGTGATCTTCGGCTCGCTGATCGGCAGCCGTATCGGCGATATGGGCGGCTACTCCTACATGGAGTTCGTGGTGCCCGGGTTGATCATGATGTCGGTGATCACCAACTCCTACGCGAATGTGGTGTCGTCGTTTTACAGTGCCAAATTCCAGCGCAATGTCGAGGAACTACTGGTGTCGCCGACGCCTAACTGGGTGGTGATGGCCGGTTATGTGCTGGGTGGTGTGGCCCGCGGGTTGATCGTGGGGCTGATCGTTACCGTGATCGCGCTGATTTTCACCTCATTGACGGTACAGCATATTGGGCTGACGATCCTGATCGTGTTCCTGACTTCGGTGCTGTTTTCCCTTGCGGGGTTTATCAATGCCATCTATGCCAACAGCTTCGATGACATATCCATCATTCCAACCTTTGTGCTTACGCCGCTGACCTATCTGGGCGGGGTGTTTTATTCCATCGAGCTGCTGTCGCCGTTCTGGCAGGGACTGTCAAAGCTGAATCCCATTCTTTATATGGTCAACGCTTTCCGCTATGGCGTGTTGGGTGTTTCCGATATCAATGTGGGCTGGGCTTTTGCCGGCGTGCTGGTGTTTATCGCACTGCTGTCTGCCTGGTCCCTGTATCTGATGCGTCACGGTAAGCGCCTGCGCCACTGA
- a CDS encoding DUF1499 domain-containing protein — protein MIRSGRKRHWSRWLYRIQWLLLAIIALAVTAVRLGLLHYMTAFEVFKYAGLAAVVVALISILVFIWGLVKRHPEARSAALWAAVLGAIPVAIPLFVVGEHNFRAPPIHDISTDLQDPPAFEAILSLRGPGDNSPDYAGAEVASQQRNSPLYQDIQPLPLKMTVAEATELAAEVAQKLGWRVVAKSPNQGRIEAVARTPVLGFTEDVVVRVKKEGDGVKVDVRSASRARTFDLGSNGERIRTFLHQMRRRTERR, from the coding sequence ATGATCCGATCAGGCCGAAAACGCCACTGGAGCCGGTGGCTGTACCGTATTCAGTGGCTGCTGCTTGCAATCATTGCGCTGGCGGTGACGGCGGTCAGGTTAGGGCTGCTCCACTATATGACGGCCTTTGAGGTGTTCAAGTACGCCGGGCTGGCTGCGGTGGTGGTGGCGCTGATTTCGATCCTGGTGTTTATCTGGGGCTTGGTAAAACGTCACCCGGAGGCGCGCAGCGCCGCCCTGTGGGCCGCGGTCCTGGGGGCGATTCCGGTGGCAATCCCGTTGTTTGTGGTGGGAGAGCACAATTTCCGCGCCCCGCCCATCCACGATATCTCCACCGATCTGCAGGACCCACCGGCGTTCGAGGCGATTCTGTCCCTGCGCGGCCCGGGCGATAACAGCCCGGACTACGCCGGCGCCGAAGTGGCCAGTCAGCAGCGCAACTCACCGCTGTACCAGGATATCCAGCCGCTGCCGCTCAAGATGACTGTGGCCGAGGCCACCGAGCTGGCTGCTGAGGTGGCGCAGAAGCTCGGCTGGCGGGTGGTGGCGAAGAGTCCCAATCAGGGGCGTATAGAGGCCGTGGCGCGCACGCCGGTGCTTGGGTTTACCGAAGATGTGGTGGTGCGGGTGAAGAAAGAGGGAGATGGTGTAAAAGTGGATGTGCGTTCTGCGTCCCGTGCCAGGACCTTCGATCTTGGCAGCAACGGCGAGCGCATCCGTACTTTTCTGCATCAGATGCGCAGGAGGACGGAACGGCGCTGA
- a CDS encoding ATP-NAD kinase family protein: MKLKKLGLIINPWAGIGGPAGLKGSDGAETVERALAAGIQPQSHKRVAIALEALKPYAAQLELVTFAGDMGENLARELGFNVVLAGEAQGERSTPEDSEAAARAIRDAGADLIVFAGGDGTARNMVNALGDAFPVLGIPAGVKMHSACFAISPKAGGEVLRRLMAGELVDLHQREVRDIDENSFREGRVSTRYYGELLVPEEGHFLQAVKNAGREVEELAVADIAAQVVEEINHLAPETLCIFGPGSTTLAVLSELGEDGTLLGVDLWHEGGLMAADVSAPAIETAIAEHRAAQPHVPIKIILTAIGGQGHLIGRGNQQLSPRVLRAVGRENLIVIATKTKITELGGRPLLIDSGEPSLDEAWSGFVRVVTGYRDEILYPLSGDGSGEVPAVQNTGE, from the coding sequence GTGAAACTGAAGAAACTCGGACTCATCATCAACCCCTGGGCCGGTATCGGCGGCCCCGCGGGCCTAAAAGGCAGTGACGGAGCGGAAACTGTCGAACGCGCACTGGCGGCGGGTATCCAGCCGCAGTCGCACAAGCGCGTGGCCATCGCTCTGGAAGCGCTCAAACCCTATGCTGCACAACTGGAGCTGGTGACCTTCGCCGGCGATATGGGGGAAAACCTCGCACGCGAGCTGGGATTCAATGTTGTGCTGGCCGGTGAGGCGCAGGGCGAGCGATCCACACCGGAAGACAGTGAGGCCGCCGCACGCGCTATCCGTGATGCCGGTGCCGACCTGATTGTATTCGCCGGCGGCGACGGTACCGCCCGCAATATGGTCAACGCCCTCGGCGACGCCTTCCCGGTGCTCGGTATTCCGGCCGGAGTCAAAATGCACTCCGCGTGCTTTGCCATTTCCCCCAAGGCGGGCGGCGAAGTACTGCGTCGGTTGATGGCGGGTGAGCTTGTCGACCTGCACCAGCGTGAAGTGCGTGACATCGACGAAAACTCCTTCCGCGAAGGCCGTGTCAGCACCCGTTACTACGGTGAGTTGCTGGTGCCGGAAGAGGGGCATTTCCTGCAGGCGGTGAAAAATGCCGGACGTGAAGTGGAAGAGCTGGCGGTGGCCGACATTGCCGCGCAGGTGGTAGAGGAAATTAATCATCTGGCGCCGGAAACACTCTGTATTTTTGGCCCTGGCTCCACCACTCTGGCGGTACTTTCCGAGCTGGGAGAAGACGGCACGCTGTTGGGGGTGGACCTGTGGCACGAGGGTGGTTTGATGGCCGCTGATGTGAGCGCACCAGCGATCGAAACGGCCATCGCGGAGCACCGCGCAGCACAGCCCCATGTCCCGATCAAAATCATCCTCACTGCCATCGGTGGCCAGGGCCACCTGATCGGGCGCGGCAACCAGCAACTGAGCCCGCGGGTACTGCGCGCGGTTGGCCGCGAGAACCTGATAGTGATCGCCACCAAAACCAAGATCACCGAACTGGGCGGGCGCCCGCTGCTGATCGACAGCGGCGAACCTTCTCTGGATGAAGCCTGGAGTGGCTTTGTGCGGGTGGTGACCGGCTACCGCGATGAGATTCTCTACCCCCTGTCTGGCGATGGCAGCGGCGAAGTCCCGGCAGTACAGAATACAGGCGAGTAA
- a CDS encoding pyridoxal phosphate-dependent aminotransferase, with translation MKDIHKSEKLHGVCYEIRGPVMEQASRMEEEGHRIMKLNIGNPAPFGFDAPDEILQDVIYNLSQAQGYVESKGLFAARKAIMHECQNLGVPGVDIDDIYLGNGVSELISMSTQALLNNGDEMLLPMPNYPLWMAATNLTGAKPVLYRCDEQAGWLPDIEDIKSKITPRTRGIVVINPNNPTGAVYPKELLEQIVEVARQHNLVIFADEIYSKILYDDAVFTPMGSLAHDVLCLSFNGLSKSYRLAGFRSGWMIISGAKHRARGFIEGMDILSSMRLCGNVPAMFAVQTALGGYQSINDLVLPGGRLRKQRDLAWQMLNDIPGVSCVKPQGAIYMFPRIDLDRHKIENDEKFVLDFLRQEKILLVQGSAFHWDAPDHLRIVFLPRLDDLGHAIDRLGNFLERYTG, from the coding sequence ATGAAGGATATTCACAAGTCGGAAAAACTCCATGGCGTCTGTTACGAAATCCGCGGTCCGGTCATGGAACAGGCATCGCGCATGGAGGAAGAAGGCCACCGGATCATGAAGCTGAACATCGGCAATCCGGCCCCGTTCGGTTTTGACGCGCCGGACGAAATTTTGCAGGACGTGATCTATAACCTGTCCCAGGCACAGGGCTATGTGGAATCCAAGGGCTTGTTTGCGGCGCGCAAGGCGATCATGCACGAGTGCCAGAACCTGGGTGTACCCGGTGTCGACATCGACGATATCTACCTGGGCAATGGCGTCTCCGAGCTGATCTCCATGTCCACCCAGGCGCTGCTGAACAACGGCGATGAGATGCTGTTGCCGATGCCCAACTACCCGCTGTGGATGGCCGCCACCAACCTGACCGGTGCCAAACCGGTACTTTACCGCTGCGACGAACAGGCGGGCTGGCTGCCGGATATCGAAGACATCAAATCCAAGATCACCCCCCGCACCCGCGGCATTGTGGTGATCAACCCGAACAACCCCACCGGTGCGGTCTATCCGAAAGAGCTGCTGGAGCAGATCGTCGAGGTCGCGCGCCAGCACAACCTGGTGATTTTTGCCGACGAGATTTACAGCAAGATCCTGTACGACGATGCGGTATTCACCCCCATGGGCTCCCTCGCCCACGATGTGCTGTGCCTGAGTTTCAACGGCCTGTCCAAATCCTACCGCCTCGCGGGCTTCCGCTCTGGCTGGATGATAATAAGCGGGGCCAAGCACCGCGCGCGCGGTTTTATCGAGGGCATGGATATCCTTTCCTCCATGCGTCTGTGCGGCAACGTGCCGGCGATGTTTGCGGTGCAGACGGCTCTCGGCGGCTACCAGAGCATCAACGACCTGGTACTACCCGGCGGCCGCCTGCGCAAGCAGCGGGACCTGGCCTGGCAGATGCTGAACGACATCCCCGGTGTCAGCTGCGTTAAGCCCCAGGGCGCAATTTACATGTTCCCGCGCATCGACCTGGACCGTCACAAGATCGAGAACGATGAGAAATTCGTGCTCGACTTCCTGCGTCAGGAAAAAATCCTGCTGGTTCAGGGCAGCGCCTTTCACTGGGATGCGCCGGACCACCTGCGCATTGTGTTCCTGCCCCGTCTAGATGACCTGGGCCACGCGATTGATCGGCTGGGCAACTTCTTAGAGCGTTACACGGGTTAA
- a CDS encoding ABC transporter ATP-binding protein: protein MTAALSIKNLEKTYDNGFRALKGISFEVQPGDFFALLGPNGAGKSTTIGILCSLVRKTGGEVSIFGIDIDRDFPAAKQMLGVVPQEFNFSQFEKVFDIVCTQGGFYGMPRALAEERTEKYLRKLGLWDKRDSQARMLSGGMKRRLMIARALIHEPRLLILDEPTAGVDIELRRSMWEFLQEINAQGTTIILTTHYLEEAESLCRNIAIIDKGDIIENTSIKSLIKTLSREVFILDCRETLLEAPDFGDFVGRLLDEHSVEVTVEKGQSLSDLFAHLSAQNISVTSMRNRANRLEELFVSLLAQNKVQETAGKEVKS from the coding sequence ATGACTGCTGCGCTCTCCATCAAAAATCTTGAAAAAACCTACGACAACGGCTTTCGGGCGCTGAAGGGCATCAGCTTTGAGGTGCAGCCGGGTGATTTCTTTGCTCTGCTGGGACCGAACGGCGCCGGCAAGTCCACTACCATCGGTATTCTTTGCTCACTGGTGCGCAAGACCGGCGGTGAGGTGTCGATCTTCGGTATCGACATCGACCGGGATTTTCCGGCAGCCAAGCAGATGCTCGGTGTAGTGCCGCAGGAATTCAATTTCAGCCAGTTTGAAAAGGTGTTCGACATCGTCTGCACCCAGGGCGGCTTTTACGGTATGCCGCGCGCACTGGCGGAAGAGCGCACTGAGAAGTACCTGCGCAAGCTGGGCCTGTGGGACAAGCGCGATTCCCAGGCGCGGATGCTCTCCGGCGGTATGAAGCGGCGGCTGATGATCGCCCGTGCGCTGATTCACGAGCCGCGCCTGCTGATTCTCGATGAGCCCACTGCCGGTGTGGATATCGAACTGCGCCGCTCCATGTGGGAGTTCCTGCAGGAGATCAACGCCCAGGGTACTACCATCATTCTCACCACCCACTACCTGGAAGAGGCGGAGAGCCTGTGCCGCAATATCGCCATCATCGACAAGGGCGACATTATTGAAAACACTTCCATCAAGTCCCTGATCAAGACCCTGAGCAGGGAGGTGTTTATTCTCGACTGTCGCGAAACCCTGCTCGAGGCGCCAGATTTCGGCGATTTCGTGGGGCGACTGCTGGACGAACACAGCGTGGAAGTGACGGTGGAGAAGGGGCAGAGCCTGTCCGACCTGTTTGCACACCTGAGTGCGCAGAATATTTCCGTGACCAGCATGCGCAATCGCGCCAACCGCCTGGAAGAACTGTTTGTTTCCCTGTTGGCACAGAACAAGGTGCAGGAAACTGCCGGCAAGGAGGTGAAGTCGTGA
- a CDS encoding class I SAM-dependent methyltransferase produces MMDWEPLLQVVRGKLEENLSDSRRLFHGRGRCYPGFESICVDSYQPALLVTLFDACEDEEGLVASLWALSEPLGYTGVAVQRRYERGAPIVWQAGAPVESPVARRGDLEIPLTFDRQNVGFFLDIEPGRRWLEQQVRERAGQVDNLKLLNLFAFTCAFSVVARAAGELGVLNVDLNKGVLRRGEANHRANGLPLKGISFLAKDALRDFRSFDRRGPFQLAVVDPPTFQKGSFDVGENYARQLELLPACLADEADLLLVVNSPRISEADFRELITAANPGYSVVERLPQNPDFPDSDPDAALKMLHVRFRRAS; encoded by the coding sequence ATGATGGATTGGGAACCGTTGCTGCAGGTTGTACGCGGCAAACTGGAAGAAAACCTTAGCGACAGCCGCCGTCTGTTTCACGGTCGCGGGCGCTGCTACCCAGGCTTTGAGAGCATCTGCGTAGACAGTTATCAGCCAGCCCTTCTGGTGACGCTGTTTGATGCCTGTGAAGATGAGGAAGGTCTGGTGGCTTCGCTGTGGGCACTCTCTGAGCCGCTCGGTTACACCGGCGTGGCGGTGCAGCGGCGCTACGAGCGCGGTGCGCCGATTGTGTGGCAGGCGGGCGCGCCGGTGGAGTCACCGGTAGCCAGGCGTGGCGATCTCGAAATTCCGCTGACCTTTGATCGTCAGAATGTGGGGTTCTTTCTCGACATTGAACCCGGGCGCCGCTGGCTGGAACAGCAAGTGCGGGAGAGGGCGGGGCAGGTGGACAATCTCAAGCTGTTGAACCTGTTTGCGTTTACCTGTGCGTTCTCTGTGGTAGCGCGCGCGGCCGGTGAGTTGGGGGTACTTAATGTAGACCTCAACAAGGGTGTGCTGAGACGCGGCGAGGCCAATCATCGCGCGAATGGATTACCTCTGAAGGGCATCAGTTTTCTGGCCAAAGATGCGCTGCGGGATTTCCGGAGTTTTGACCGTCGAGGGCCTTTCCAGTTGGCGGTGGTTGATCCACCCACATTCCAGAAGGGCAGTTTTGACGTGGGGGAGAACTACGCCCGCCAGTTGGAGCTGTTGCCGGCTTGTTTGGCGGATGAGGCGGATTTGTTGCTGGTAGTAAACTCGCCCCGGATCAGTGAGGCGGATTTCCGGGAGCTGATTACTGCAGCGAATCCCGGTTATTCGGTAGTTGAGCGGTTGCCGCAGAACCCGGACTTTCCGGATAGTGATCCGGATGCAGCATTGAAGATGTTGCACGTGAGGTTTCGTCGAGCCTCGTAG